The following proteins come from a genomic window of Chanos chanos chromosome 15, fChaCha1.1, whole genome shotgun sequence:
- the hmgb1a gene encoding high mobility group protein B1a, whose amino-acid sequence MGKDPAKPRGKMSSYAYFVQTCREEHKKKHPEATVNFSEFSKKCSERWKTMSAKEKGKFEDMAKLDKVRYEREMKNYIPPKGEKKKRFKDPNAPKRPPSAFFIFCAEKRPAVKSETPGLSIGDVAKKLGEMWNGTAAEEKVPYEKKAAKLKEKYEKDIAAYRKGKVVGGAAKAPAKLDKVKKDDDDDDDDDEDEEEDEEDDDDDDE is encoded by the exons ATGGGTAAAGATCCTGCGAAGCCACGAGGCAAGATGTCCTCTTATGCTTACTTTGTGCAAACCTGCCGAGAAGAGCACAAGAAGAAACATCCAGAGGCAACAGTCAACTTCTCAGAGTTCTCTAAAAAATGCTCAGAGCGATGGAAG ACAATGTCTgccaaagagaaaggaaagttTGAGGACATGGCTAAACTTGACAAAGTGCGCTacgagagagagatgaagaactACATTCCTCcgaagggagagaagaagaagaggtttAAGGATCCCAATGCTCCCAAAAGGCCCCC GTCCGCCTTCTTCATCTTCTGTGCAGAAAAGCGACCTGCAGTCAAATCTGAAACTCCAGGCCTATCCATTGGAGACGTGGCCAAAAAACTGGGGGAGATGTGGAATGGCACCGCTGCAGAGGAGAAGGTGCCGTATGAGAAGAAAGCAGCTAAGCTGAAGGAGAAGTACGAGAAG GACATTGCTGCCTATCGTAAAGGCAAAGTTGTAGGGGGTGCTGCAAAAGCCCCTGCAAAACTGGACAAGGTCAAGAaggacgatgacgatgatgacgacgacgacgaagatgaggaagaggacgaggaggacgatgacgatgatgatgaataA